A section of the Thioflexithrix psekupsensis genome encodes:
- a CDS encoding UbiH/UbiF/VisC/COQ6 family ubiquinone biosynthesis hydroxylase, whose translation MQTPDYEVLIAGSGVVGSTLACALLSAGLRVGLIETRPAEIIHPKILDLRVFALTRASERIFRNLGVWDDMEEIRVSPFRAMEVWDNTGQGQIFFDSKSITEPTLGYIVEQNVILAALNQRLATFAATEDLVRFQPDAVTGFSVDDQVITVKLVTGMRLTARLLVAAEGANSPIRTLAGIPYHLFDYAQQGLVANVHTTKPHDCVARQRFLEKQGILAFLPLKEPHQTSIVWSCPTPQAQALMNLTLTQFQQTLTEAFDHRLGQVEMYSERAMFPLARRHAERYVQARLALVGDAAHTIHPLAGQGVNLGLLDVACLAEVLLTARQAQRDVGDYAVLRRYERWRRSDNALVQSAMDGFKIVFAQTASPVRWLRNVGLNLTHHSPFIKNLIMQQAMGLKGDLPELARYMV comes from the coding sequence ATGCAAACTCCAGATTATGAAGTATTAATCGCAGGCAGCGGAGTCGTTGGTAGCACTTTGGCGTGTGCTTTGCTGTCGGCGGGATTGCGTGTGGGCTTGATTGAAACGCGCCCCGCTGAGATAATTCATCCAAAAATTTTAGATTTACGTGTTTTTGCACTGACACGCGCTTCTGAACGTATTTTTCGCAATTTAGGCGTGTGGGATGATATGGAAGAAATACGTGTGAGTCCTTTTCGGGCGATGGAAGTGTGGGACAACACGGGACAAGGACAGATTTTTTTTGACAGTAAATCGATTACAGAACCCACGTTGGGTTATATTGTTGAACAAAATGTGATTTTAGCGGCGTTAAATCAACGTTTAGCCACTTTTGCCGCGACAGAAGATTTAGTGCGTTTTCAACCCGATGCCGTCACTGGTTTTTCTGTGGATGATCAAGTGATTACGGTGAAATTGGTCACGGGAATGCGTTTAACAGCGCGTTTATTAGTGGCCGCGGAAGGGGCTAATTCTCCCATTCGCACTTTAGCAGGTATTCCTTACCATCTGTTTGATTATGCACAACAAGGTTTAGTGGCTAATGTTCATACCACAAAACCACATGATTGCGTCGCCAGACAACGTTTTTTAGAAAAACAAGGGATTTTAGCCTTTTTACCCTTAAAAGAACCGCATCAAACCTCTATTGTCTGGAGCTGCCCAACACCACAAGCCCAAGCCTTGATGAATTTAACATTAACTCAGTTTCAACAAACGCTCACTGAAGCCTTTGATCATCGTTTAGGCCAAGTGGAAATGTACAGCGAGCGTGCCATGTTTCCCTTAGCGCGCCGTCACGCTGAACGTTATGTGCAGGCGCGTTTGGCTTTAGTAGGGGATGCGGCGCATACCATCCATCCCTTAGCGGGACAAGGGGTTAATTTGGGTTTGTTGGATGTGGCGTGTTTGGCTGAAGTGTTATTAACCGCACGTCAAGCGCAGCGAGATGTGGGAGATTATGCTGTATTGCGTCGTTATGAGCGGTGGCGACGAAGTGATAATGCGTTGGTGCAAAGCGCAATGGATGGCTTTAAAATAGTGTTTGCCCAAACGGCTTCTCCAGTGCGTTGGTTGCGTAATGTGGGTTTAAATTTAACTCATCATAGCCCGTTTATTAAAAATTTAATCATGCAACAAGCGATGGGATTAAAAGGAGATTTGCCTGAATTAGCGCGTTATATGGTTTAA
- a CDS encoding efflux RND transporter periplasmic adaptor subunit — protein MRFKVWLPFLILAVGGLGLVWLIKTRPPAQPIEAKEQVWTVDVVTVQPQAQHPQVMLYGRVESPQATTLRIPPFSQNSALTVTQVVYLAGDSVKKGDLLLKLDDNEARLLLEQREAEVQQLTAQIDNEKIQHDTNIAALKQDEILLNLAENHVKRVRQLEQKQASSQSAVDDANKALAQQQLSLLQRKREIRSHPARLAQLQANLKKAQAQASQARLEVERTVLRAPFDARLAQVSVSSGDRVRVGDVAVTLYDPKTLEVRSQIPARYQGIVLEQMQKNQLLTAKADWQGHEVNLQLARVAGEIQAKTGGIDALFTVTSQAELLRLGQFLTPILRLPAEDNVSLLPFSAIYGTNRLYKWVDGRMQSVAVNIIGEQSMPDGRSVGVLVRSEELHAGDQVIVTQLPNAINGLRVQTRIE, from the coding sequence ATGCGTTTTAAAGTATGGCTTCCGTTTTTGATTTTAGCAGTGGGTGGTTTGGGTCTGGTGTGGTTGATTAAAACCCGCCCCCCCGCGCAACCCATTGAAGCAAAAGAACAAGTGTGGACAGTTGATGTCGTCACCGTTCAACCCCAAGCACAACATCCCCAAGTAATGTTATACGGAAGAGTGGAGTCACCGCAGGCCACTACCTTGCGTATTCCACCATTTTCTCAAAATAGCGCGCTGACGGTGACTCAAGTGGTTTATTTGGCAGGAGATAGCGTAAAAAAAGGCGATTTATTGCTGAAATTAGATGATAATGAGGCTAGATTACTGTTGGAACAACGTGAAGCAGAAGTGCAGCAATTAACGGCGCAAATTGATAATGAAAAAATTCAACACGACACCAATATAGCCGCTCTAAAGCAAGATGAAATTTTGTTGAATTTAGCAGAAAATCACGTGAAACGAGTGCGGCAATTAGAACAAAAACAAGCCTCTTCTCAATCCGCTGTGGACGATGCCAATAAAGCATTGGCACAGCAACAGTTAAGTTTATTACAGCGTAAACGTGAAATTCGCAGCCATCCTGCGCGTTTAGCCCAATTACAGGCTAATTTAAAAAAAGCCCAAGCCCAAGCCAGTCAAGCCCGCTTGGAAGTGGAACGTACTGTATTGCGTGCGCCCTTTGATGCCCGCTTGGCGCAGGTGTCTGTTTCCTCAGGGGATCGGGTGCGCGTGGGCGATGTGGCTGTGACTTTATATGATCCGAAAACTTTAGAAGTTCGCTCACAGATTCCTGCGCGTTATCAAGGCATTGTGTTAGAACAAATGCAAAAAAATCAGCTTTTAACCGCTAAAGCCGATTGGCAGGGGCATGAAGTCAATTTACAATTGGCACGGGTGGCCGGAGAAATTCAAGCAAAAACGGGCGGCATTGATGCTCTGTTCACCGTCACCAGTCAGGCAGAATTATTGCGTTTAGGACAGTTCTTAACGCCCATTTTACGCCTGCCCGCAGAAGATAATGTGAGTTTATTGCCTTTTTCGGCTATTTATGGCACAAATCGCTTATATAAATGGGTTGATGGTCGAATGCAAAGTGTGGCTGTCAATATTATCGGAGAGCAAAGTATGCCCGATGGACGCAGTGTCGGGGTGTTGGTGCGCAGTGAAGAATTACACGCAGGCGATCAAGTGATCGTGACTCAATTACCCAACGCTATCAATGGCTTGAGAGTGCAAACACGCATTGAATAA